From Patescibacteria group bacterium:
TTTGACCGGCCCCGAAGTAAGCTCTTGTTTTCGGCCGATTGGCTTGTCTGCTTGAGTGATGACAGCAACAATTTCAAAGTCAGTGTCCGCAATCAGCGCTTTGAAAACCGGAACGGCAAAGTCCGGCGTGCCGGCGAATATTATTTTAAGTTTATTTTTCATAAGTTACTGTTTAGAATGCTTTATTACAAAGCGATACCCTTCTCGTTTTGTCATCCTGAGCGCCGCGCGAAGGATCTATTTTGTAGGATGCGCGGATTTCCTCAGCCAGATTTTTTATAGTTTCATTTGAATACCCGGATTCCCTAATAATTTTATCTGACAAGTCTAATAATAACGGATTATCTCTTTTAATCAAGTTTATTTTTTTATTTTTGCACCAGCCCTTTAATTCTTTTTCTCTTTCGACCGCCCGGTTGAAATATCCGTGCGGTTCGTAATAAACTAAATATTTCGTTTTATATTTGCGGGTGAACGCACAACCGAAGCCGAATTTGTGCTCGATCATTCTTCTGACCAGATTGTTGGTCATTCCCGTGTATAAAACAGTTTTGCGATAATTGGTTAAAAGATAAACGAAAAATTGATATTCCCTCCTCATATCAAAATTATTTATGTTTAATTGATATTTGATTCGCTCAAAATTTTTTTTGAAATATGAACGCTTTCTCGGATAATAGATCCCTCGCGACGCGCTCGGGATGACAAAAACAGAAATTATCTCTATAATTAATTTATTATGAATTTTATCAATAATTTGATTAATATTTTCGGCCACCTCGGTTATCAGGGTATTGTTTTTTTAATGGCGCTGGAAAGCTCGATCGTTCCGGTGCCGTCCGAGCTGGTAATGCCGCCGGCGGGAATTTTGGCGGCGCGCGGAGAAATGAATCTTTGGCTGGTCATCGTGGCGGGCGTCGTTGGCAGTTTGATCGGCGCTACCATTAGTTATTGGATTTCCTGGCTCTTGGGCCGGGCGGTTATTCTGATCTTGGCCGATCATCAGATCGCGAAAATTTTGCGCATCACTCCGGAGAAGGTGGAAAAAGCGGAAAAGTTTTTCTTAAAATACGGTTCAATTTCGATTTTTGTCGGGCGCCTCTTGCCGGTCATCAGGCATCTTATTTCTATTCCCGCCGGATTTTCCAAGATGAATTTCGGCAAGTTCGTGCTTTACACTTTTCTGGGCTCGGCGATCTGGGTTTCGGTTTTAGCTGTCGGCGGCTACTATTTAGGTTCAAAGATCGAAGTTATCGCGGAACACTTTAAAACAATAGTTGAAATATTATTAGTGATTGCAGTATTGGGATTAATAATGTTTTGGATCAGAAAAATAAATAAAAAGAAATTAGAAATTTGAAATTGGAAATTTGCATTTTAAAATTATATTTCTCAATTTCAAATTTCTAATTTCAAATTTCTTTTTTTTCTTCATCTATTTTTTTAAATTCTTCGCTTTATCGACAAATAAAATTCCGTCCAAGTGATCGATCTCATGCTGGATCACCCGGGCAAGAAATCCCGAGGCATTAATTTTTTCTTTGGCGCCGCGGCGGTTGCAAAAAACGCAGGTGATTTTTTTGTGGCGCTTGACGTCGCCGAAGATCAGCGGTACTGACAGGCAGCCTTCTTCGTTCCATTCTTTGAGCCAGGATTTTTGCACGATCTTGGGGTTGAATAAAAAAATCGGGCCGTTCTTGGTGTTAACGACTATCAGGCGGACATTTTTGCCGATCTGCGGCGCCGCCAGCCCCACCCCTTCTTTTTTGATCATTGTCTCCCCCAGATCATCGCTTAGTTCCTGGAATTCCTTGGCCGTGATCCGATCTTCGCCGATCACTTCTGATTTTTTCCGCAATGCTTTGTCGGGCAGAGTCAATATTTTCAAAACATTACCCATATTGAAATATGTTTGAATGTAATACTAATCCACGAATACATACTAATACGACGAATGTTTGTTAAGCACTTTATTCGTCATATTAGTATGTATTCGTATGACATTAGTATTACATTAAGACATTGAAAAAAACCTAATTACATGATAAATTATAGTATTAAAAAGGCGGAAAGGCAAATCTTATGGGAAATGATAATAAAGGTGAATTCGAGAGTTTAGGATCGATATTCATCCAAAAAAAAGGCCGCGCGGTAAAGAAGCCGCCGGCTTATGCTTGGCAGGACTTGGCGTTGAGAGTCATTGCCGATTTAGGGGTACCGGCGTTTAAACGAAATTCAATTTTTAAAATTTGCCGCGATTATCCCAAAGAATTCGTCGAAAGATGCCTTAATGACACGAAAGAGCTATGCCAGAGCGGAGAGAAGTGGAAATATTTTTTGAAAGTAGTCGATGCTGAAAGCAAACGCCTGAGGAATATTGAGGAAAAATGAGTAAAAATATTTTTTACCAAGAAGATGGTTGGAACAGAGAACAAAGATCAAAGAACAAAGTTGATTAAAAATGCTCCTTGTTCTTTGCTCTTTGTTCTGTTGCTTCGCATTTTTAAAAATCACCATTGAAGGTGATTTTTTAGTTTGGTAGCGGTTTCAGGATCATCGAGAGATAGCCGACGCCGAAAGGGGATTCATAGTCGGTCGAATCGATCTCATAGCCGTTGGCGCCGAGAATTCCCCAAAGCAGGGCGATCGCCTTTAGCCCGCACGGTTTGGTTTCGGCGATCAATTTTTCATCAAGTTTTAAGAATTCCTCAATAGCTTTATTTTGCAATAATTCGATTATTTTCTGGTCAAACTTGACCGCGCGGGGAGAAAATCCGGCCGGCGATTTTTTTTCCAAGGTATGCGCCAGATCGCCGGAAGCCAGAACGGCGATTTTTTTTTGGCCCTTTTTAATCGGCGCGCCGATCATTTTGCCCAAGTTAAAATGTTCGGTAAGGCTTTGGCCGGAAATATAAAGCGGGACGATCTCGATATTTTTTTGATTCAGAAGCAGCGAGTAAAGCGGCACGCCGCAGCCATGGTCCAGGATCGGCTGGGAGATCGCCTGCACGCGATCGTTTTCGATCAGGCTTTCGCGGATCGACTGCGCCAATTCCAGATCGCCGCCGACTTTAAGTTTGGTGGAAAAGTCGCCGAACTCTTCAAAATTAATGGCAAAATCAACGGCCAGATTTATGCTCCAGACATTTTCCCTGACCAGACCGTGGGAAGAGATGATGACGATCGTCTCGATCTTTTCCGCGGTCAGCGCCTCCTCGATCTTGGAATAAGAATTCTTGGTTTTCTCCAAACGCAAAATATTTTCCTTGCCGATGGAAGGAATAAGCAGAGGCGGGTGGGGGACGATGGCAGCGAGACGTAAAGACATGGCGGTGGCGGTTAAATTGATTTATTTTTTTATAATCAAGCGGTAGTGATTAAACGGCGAGAACATGGAGCAAAGAACAAGGATCATTTCTGATGCTCTTTGTTCTATGTTCTATGCTCCGCGATCAAAAGTTGTTTTCCTTTATAACTTCGCCGTTGTCATAATTGGCCAGGAATTGCGGCGAGACCTTGATCACGTTGGAAAGTTTATAGCCAAGTTTTACGAACAAGTCGGTGGACATGAACGGCCGTTTTTTTCCGCCGACAATAAGATAGATGGCTGGCGATGAAGGAGAGCTTAAGAGCTCGCCATCGCCGAAAAGCACCGGGTTGGTGGTGGGATATTGGGCAAGTTCCGCGGCGGAAGCTTTGATAATTTTTTTATTTTTGAACTTGGTGGTAAGCAAGATTTTGTCGGGTACGGGCGCTTTTTTGCCTTCATAAACCCAATAGACGCCGCCGGTTTTGCTGTCCTGCAGCAGCGCGCCCGCCGGATAAGTCGAGGTGGCGTAGAGCGGCGCGCCTTCGGGGTAAGAATTAATATCATCCCAGCCGGCGGCCACCACTTCAACCGGGTTATAGCCGAATTTTTTAAAGACCGCCTTGGAAGTGAAGCCGCGTTTTTGATCGTCAACCAGCAGATAGACCGTGCCGCGCGGCGAGCGGATCAAAGAATAATTGGCAAATTTTATCGCCGTGCTGGTGCCGAATTTATCCAGGTCGGCTTTTTCGATTAAGATGATTTTATTGGCATCGAATCTTGAAGAGAGAACATTGAGCGAAGTAAAGGGGCGTTTCTTGCCGTTTTGGATCAGCCAAACTGTTTTATCGCCCTTGATCTGCAACAGCGAGCCGTCGGGATAATTGCGCGCGAAATATTTTTGCCAGAGCACGTAAAAATTATAATTGCCGTTGTAAACGTGCGGCGTGTAATTATAAAGCGCGGCCGTGGCGATATTATAAGGGGTCACGCTAACCGGGCCGTCGACGATCGTCGAATACTTATTGGTAAAAACATAAGTGTTTCCCTTTTGATAGCCATAATCGCCCGGATTGACCATATAATCGTAAAATTGCAGCGTGGCGCTGTTCACCTGTTTCCATAAACCTTGCCAGCGGGCGTTGCAGCCGCCGCCGTCCGGGCAGCCATAACCGGTTGCCCAATCAAGGCTTCCCGGGGAAGGATTGGGATCTTCGACCAAGCCCTGTTCTTTTTGCAAAAGCACTAAAACAAAACGCGGACTGATCTTATTGGCCTGGCAGCGGTCATAGATCGCCTGCGCCGCGGTTTCGTTGATCCCGGTATTGGGGTCGGTTACCGCGTAAGCGGCCAGATAACTGCCGCGGCTTTCCAGAAATTTTTGGATCTCCGGGGCAGTCATCGAGTTATAGTTTAAGATCTCCGCGTCGCTGATAATATAATTAGGGTCAAAATCAGACCGGACATCCTGGGCCAGCGCTGTCTTGGCCATTCCTATTATGATTAATAAGGTTACAACGAAGATTGCCAGACTTTTCGATGATTTCATGAAAATAAATTTATTTTTTAAACAAGATAGTGTCATTATAGTATATCGGCTGATAATTTTCAACCGGGCATTGACGCCAATCAGCTGATATTATAAAGTTAATTCAATTAACAGGAAAATGCTCATTTTTTTTCAGCC
This genomic window contains:
- a CDS encoding GIY-YIG nuclease family protein, with translation MRREYQFFVYLLTNYRKTVLYTGMTNNLVRRMIEHKFGFGCAFTRKYKTKYLVYYEPHGYFNRAVEREKELKGWCKNKKINLIKRDNPLLLDLSDKIIRESGYSNETIKNLAEEIRASYKIDPSRGAQDDKTRRVSLCNKAF
- a CDS encoding DedA family protein: MNFINNLINIFGHLGYQGIVFLMALESSIVPVPSELVMPPAGILAARGEMNLWLVIVAGVVGSLIGATISYWISWLLGRAVILILADHQIAKILRITPEKVEKAEKFFLKYGSISIFVGRLLPVIRHLISIPAGFSKMNFGKFVLYTFLGSAIWVSVLAVGGYYLGSKIEVIAEHFKTIVEILLVIAVLGLIMFWIRKINKKKLEI
- the def gene encoding peptide deformylase, which produces MGNVLKILTLPDKALRKKSEVIGEDRITAKEFQELSDDLGETMIKKEGVGLAAPQIGKNVRLIVVNTKNGPIFLFNPKIVQKSWLKEWNEEGCLSVPLIFGDVKRHKKITCVFCNRRGAKEKINASGFLARVIQHEIDHLDGILFVDKAKNLKK
- the amrB gene encoding AmmeMemoRadiSam system protein B, coding for MSLRLAAIVPHPPLLIPSIGKENILRLEKTKNSYSKIEEALTAEKIETIVIISSHGLVRENVWSINLAVDFAINFEEFGDFSTKLKVGGDLELAQSIRESLIENDRVQAISQPILDHGCGVPLYSLLLNQKNIEIVPLYISGQSLTEHFNLGKMIGAPIKKGQKKIAVLASGDLAHTLEKKSPAGFSPRAVKFDQKIIELLQNKAIEEFLKLDEKLIAETKPCGLKAIALLWGILGANGYEIDSTDYESPFGVGYLSMILKPLPN